The following proteins are encoded in a genomic region of Methylobacterium tardum:
- a CDS encoding FecR domain-containing protein, whose product MSPLARVAAAFAAVVVPVTAHAQTRCTETTRFDPPLRILRCTDGLTLEAERAARLRPVDRDGDGQLEGAEIDGSAVLVTLPPRANTRRGGFQILTPHAIASVRGTIYAVDVTTAKTAVFVARGRVAVARRNAPAVSVTLGPGEGVDVGEDQGPLDVRRWPQERVRSLLERFGR is encoded by the coding sequence ATGAGCCCTCTCGCGCGAGTCGCGGCCGCATTCGCGGCCGTCGTCGTCCCGGTCACCGCCCACGCCCAGACGCGCTGCACGGAAACGACCCGCTTCGATCCGCCTCTGCGGATCCTGCGATGCACCGACGGTCTCACCCTCGAAGCCGAGCGGGCGGCCCGGTTACGGCCCGTGGATCGGGACGGCGACGGGCAGCTCGAGGGGGCGGAGATCGACGGCAGCGCCGTCCTCGTGACCCTGCCGCCGCGCGCGAACACCCGCCGGGGCGGCTTCCAGATCCTCACCCCCCACGCCATCGCGTCCGTGCGCGGCACGATCTACGCCGTCGATGTGACCACGGCCAAGACTGCGGTTTTCGTGGCCCGAGGCCGCGTCGCCGTCGCGCGCCGGAACGCCCCGGCCGTGTCCGTCACGCTGGGCCCGGGCGAGGGTGTCGATGTCGGTGAGGATCAGGGCCCTCTGGACGTGCGACGGTGGCCGCAGGAGCGCGTCAGAAGCCTGCTCGAGCGCTTCGGGCGGTGA
- a CDS encoding CHASE2 domain-containing protein, translated as MRAAGLKPGPEAIPTSRRTRRRFALLVFVAALGWSGWLAHLHIAGQATPLDYLEAAATDLRMRLAGPRTPPNDVVIVAIDDAIVRREGGFPVSRATMARLIEAIATAQPRALAVDVLFLEDGRQPEADRALAAALRKLPAVLAAAAVFDEATNEGGIPVATAVHRPIPAIGAAALSGLVNLSEDAAGVPRHLPLVARTDEGVAAAFVLRTAALAVRSDPVLSEGQVRIGSAVVRLDLGYHLPLRPYGPRRTIQTVSAAALLDGTVPVAALTDRIVVIGATALGGSDTFATAFDPVMPGVELLATGIAHLTTGDGLVRDARVRRLDGVASVVLAGAAVLLIALAPPLPAAILVLLLLAAWFALGIVAFSQGIWLSAALPLAAAGLPTLLCAVARQTLDRRQGLRLARSEQALRRLQPAALAERLAWDPTYLAAPLTREIPVLFIDLTGFTGQSERLGPVRTRALLKTFHDLVDETASSHKGLVVNFMGDGAMVVFGALDPDPAQAENAVRAAGDLIVRTRDWIARDPELAGAGRALDVRIGAHSGPAILSRLGSDTNQQVTATGDTVNVASRLLAVASEAKARLAVSADLLTAAGIVEPGGLFDERRTASIRGRSQPIEVWLRREPAPLP; from the coding sequence GTGAGAGCCGCGGGTCTGAAGCCGGGGCCTGAGGCGATCCCGACCTCCCGGCGGACCAGGCGACGCTTCGCCCTCCTCGTGTTCGTGGCCGCGCTGGGGTGGAGCGGCTGGCTCGCTCACCTGCACATCGCCGGACAGGCGACGCCGCTCGATTACCTGGAGGCGGCGGCGACGGACCTGCGCATGCGGCTGGCCGGTCCACGCACGCCGCCCAACGATGTCGTGATCGTCGCCATCGACGACGCGATCGTCCGCCGGGAAGGCGGCTTTCCCGTCTCGCGCGCGACGATGGCGCGGCTGATCGAAGCGATCGCCACGGCCCAACCCCGCGCGCTCGCCGTCGATGTCCTGTTCCTGGAAGACGGGCGCCAGCCGGAGGCGGATCGTGCCCTCGCCGCCGCCCTCCGCAAGCTGCCTGCCGTCCTCGCGGCGGCAGCCGTGTTCGACGAGGCGACGAACGAGGGGGGCATCCCGGTCGCCACCGCCGTGCATCGCCCGATCCCGGCGATCGGCGCGGCCGCGCTGTCGGGCCTCGTCAACCTGTCCGAGGACGCCGCCGGCGTGCCGCGGCACCTTCCCCTTGTTGCCCGAACGGATGAGGGCGTTGCGGCCGCTTTCGTCCTGCGCACAGCGGCCCTGGCGGTCCGAAGTGATCCGGTTCTGAGCGAGGGACAGGTCCGGATCGGGTCTGCCGTCGTCCGGCTCGACCTCGGCTATCACCTTCCGCTCCGTCCCTACGGGCCGCGGCGCACGATCCAGACCGTGAGCGCCGCCGCACTTCTCGACGGGACGGTTCCGGTCGCCGCTCTGACGGACCGTATCGTCGTGATCGGCGCGACGGCACTCGGGGGCAGCGACACCTTCGCGACGGCGTTCGATCCCGTGATGCCCGGCGTCGAACTGCTGGCGACCGGCATCGCCCATCTGACCACGGGCGACGGACTCGTGCGCGATGCGCGCGTTCGGCGGCTCGACGGGGTGGCGTCCGTGGTTCTCGCGGGCGCTGCCGTGCTCCTGATCGCGCTGGCCCCTCCACTCCCAGCAGCCATCCTCGTGCTCCTCCTCCTGGCCGCCTGGTTCGCTCTGGGCATCGTCGCCTTCAGCCAGGGCATCTGGCTGAGCGCCGCCCTGCCGCTCGCAGCCGCTGGCCTGCCGACGCTCCTGTGCGCGGTGGCCCGCCAGACGCTGGATCGCCGCCAGGGCCTGAGGCTCGCGCGATCGGAGCAGGCCCTGCGCCGGCTTCAGCCCGCCGCGCTCGCGGAACGGCTCGCCTGGGACCCGACCTATCTGGCTGCGCCGCTCACGCGCGAGATCCCGGTGCTCTTCATCGATCTGACCGGCTTCACCGGCCAGAGTGAGCGCCTCGGCCCGGTCCGCACCCGCGCCCTCCTCAAGACGTTCCACGATCTCGTGGATGAGACCGCCTCGTCGCACAAAGGTCTCGTCGTCAACTTCATGGGCGACGGCGCGATGGTCGTGTTCGGCGCGCTGGACCCCGATCCCGCGCAGGCGGAAAACGCCGTGCGGGCAGCCGGCGATCTCATCGTCCGCACCCGCGACTGGATCGCGCGCGATCCCGAACTGGCAGGCGCCGGACGTGCGCTCGACGTGCGGATCGGCGCGCATTCCGGACCGGCGATCCTCTCGCGTCTCGGCAGCGACACCAATCAGCAGGTCACGGCGACGGGCGATACCGTCAACGTTGCGAGCCGCCTGCTGGCCGTGGCGTCGGAGGCCAAGGCCCGCCTCGCCGTCAGCGCCGATCTCCTGACGGCTGCCGGCATCGTTGAGCCGGGCGGCCTCTTCGACGAGCGGCGGACGGCGTCCATTCGCGGACGGTCCCAACCCATCGAGGTTTGGTTGAGGCGCGAGCCTGCGCCGCTGCCGTAG
- a CDS encoding DUF3095 domain-containing protein, producing the protein MRRTAPDFYESLPRFTAFSSLMDPGLYRPLPTTWWLGVADVVGSQQQIGLGRYKAVNAAGAATIAAVSNALGRRAFPFAFGGDGASFAIAPEDVDTARDALAATAVWVREALQLELRTALVPVSAVRDRGLDVRVARYAPSAHVSYAMFSGGGLPWAEAAMKAGDYAVAPAEPGSQPDLTGLSCRWQEIRPHHALMLSLMLVPQHGGDAPAFRQLVQEILHSVEISAEVARPMQDEGPQMHGPWAGLDLELRAVPGSRQSRLWRKLRLVARSIPEYLIYRTGLRVGAFDPAVLRHEIVGNTDFRKYDDALRMTLDCTEAFADQLEAQLAAAEAQGICHFGLERQSAAQLTCISPPVPGSGHMHFIDGAGGGYAAAAGRLKHRAAVDAVAPTSP; encoded by the coding sequence ATGCGCCGCACGGCCCCTGATTTCTATGAGAGCCTGCCCCGGTTCACCGCCTTCTCCAGCCTCATGGATCCAGGCCTCTATCGGCCCCTGCCCACGACCTGGTGGCTCGGTGTGGCCGATGTCGTCGGCTCCCAGCAACAGATCGGGCTCGGCCGCTACAAGGCGGTCAACGCGGCCGGCGCAGCCACCATCGCGGCCGTTTCGAATGCCCTCGGCCGGCGCGCGTTCCCCTTCGCCTTCGGCGGCGACGGGGCCAGCTTCGCCATTGCCCCGGAGGACGTCGACACAGCCAGAGACGCGCTGGCGGCAACGGCCGTCTGGGTCCGTGAGGCGCTGCAACTCGAGCTGCGCACCGCTCTGGTGCCGGTCTCGGCCGTGCGCGATCGCGGGCTGGACGTGCGCGTCGCGCGCTACGCGCCCAGTGCTCACGTGTCCTACGCCATGTTCAGCGGAGGCGGCCTGCCCTGGGCGGAGGCCGCCATGAAGGCCGGCGACTACGCCGTCGCGCCGGCCGAGCCCGGCAGCCAGCCTGACCTGACCGGCCTTTCCTGCCGCTGGCAGGAGATCCGCCCCCACCACGCGTTGATGCTCTCGCTCATGCTCGTGCCGCAGCACGGCGGCGACGCGCCGGCCTTCCGGCAACTCGTGCAAGAGATTCTGCACAGTGTGGAGATCAGTGCCGAGGTCGCACGTCCGATGCAGGATGAGGGACCGCAGATGCACGGACCGTGGGCGGGGCTGGATCTTGAACTGCGCGCCGTGCCGGGCTCTCGTCAGAGCCGCCTCTGGCGCAAACTCCGTCTCGTGGCACGATCGATCCCTGAATACCTGATCTATCGCACAGGCTTGCGGGTCGGAGCGTTCGATCCCGCCGTGCTTCGGCACGAGATCGTCGGGAATACGGACTTTCGCAAGTACGATGATGCGCTGCGGATGACACTGGACTGCACCGAGGCCTTCGCGGATCAGCTGGAGGCGCAGCTCGCCGCTGCAGAGGCGCAGGGGATCTGCCATTTCGGCCTGGAACGACAATCGGCTGCGCAGTTGACCTGCATCAGCCCTCCGGTGCCCGGCAGCGGGCACATGCACTTCATCGATGGCGCTGGCGGAGGCTACGCCGCAGCCGCCGGAAGGCTGAAGCATCGGGCGGCTGTCGATGCCGTGGCTCCGACCAGCCCGTGA
- a CDS encoding helix-turn-helix domain-containing protein produces MQPLFSTDGIHPRNAFRQWREMVCERLIPIDQQPLHEIPFQGRLDVTSIGPVPISRMAHTAMRTEATADAIRRHGQPDRLYASMKLSGHDTLQQGDREAVTRTGDFVVIDARPAVCEANTGISLVADLPRERFEAMLGPSRLFCALTVGADLASTILANTFIQELVRVGDQLTPDAAARMASIGTDLIIASLAERMAQEVPGSVHGNVTVQRAKAYVEANLSDPTLDPPQLAAAMGVSLRRLQELFHERGRHISDYIWERRLEAAARRLADPACAHLSIGMLAYGCGFASQAHFARRFKARHGLAPREYRIASAMSGSSAKADL; encoded by the coding sequence ATGCAACCGCTTTTCTCGACGGACGGGATCCATCCAAGGAACGCATTCCGCCAATGGCGGGAGATGGTCTGTGAGCGATTGATCCCCATCGACCAGCAACCCCTTCATGAAATTCCGTTTCAGGGCAGGCTGGACGTCACCAGCATTGGGCCCGTGCCGATCTCTAGAATGGCTCACACAGCCATGCGGACCGAAGCGACGGCCGACGCGATCCGGCGCCATGGGCAGCCCGACCGCCTCTACGCGTCCATGAAGCTCTCCGGACACGACACCCTCCAGCAAGGCGATCGGGAGGCTGTGACCCGGACGGGCGACTTCGTCGTTATCGACGCACGCCCGGCCGTCTGCGAGGCAAACACGGGTATTTCCCTTGTCGCCGATCTGCCGCGCGAGCGCTTCGAGGCCATGCTGGGCCCGTCCCGGCTGTTCTGTGCACTCACGGTCGGAGCGGACCTCGCCTCCACGATCCTGGCCAACACCTTCATCCAGGAACTGGTGCGCGTGGGCGATCAGCTCACGCCCGACGCGGCCGCGCGCATGGCGTCGATCGGAACGGACCTGATCATAGCGAGCCTCGCCGAACGGATGGCGCAGGAGGTGCCGGGTTCCGTCCACGGCAACGTCACGGTCCAGCGCGCCAAGGCCTATGTCGAGGCAAACCTGAGCGACCCGACCTTGGACCCACCTCAGCTCGCCGCCGCGATGGGCGTGTCGCTGCGCCGGCTGCAGGAGCTGTTCCACGAGCGCGGCCGGCACATCTCCGATTACATCTGGGAGCGCCGGCTGGAGGCGGCCGCCAGACGCTTGGCCGATCCGGCCTGCGCCCACCTGTCGATCGGCATGCTGGCTTACGGCTGCGGTTTCGCAAGCCAGGCCCATTTCGCCCGCCGCTTCAAAGCGCGTCATGGCCTGGCCCCGCGCGAATACAGGATCGCCTCCGCGATGAGCGGATCCAGTGCCAAGGCGGATCTCTGA
- a CDS encoding TetR/AcrR family transcriptional regulator — MPSAQRRHDPGRRARIIQSTLDVIAEHGVAGTTHRRVAAAADVPLGSMTYHFKDMDELLTAAFTRLADTVAARFTARLSAASTVDEACEAVVDLVLNDEWATPRTMLLSYELYAFAARNPPLRQVMRNWMANSRAALAQHFAPDTAKALDAMIEGLTIHRSVDPQPADRREVRAIVERLIR; from the coding sequence TTGCCCAGCGCTCAGCGCCGCCACGACCCGGGGCGCCGGGCGCGCATCATCCAGTCCACGCTCGATGTCATCGCCGAGCACGGCGTGGCCGGTACGACGCACCGCCGCGTCGCGGCGGCGGCCGATGTCCCACTCGGCTCCATGACCTACCATTTCAAGGACATGGACGAGCTTCTGACCGCGGCGTTCACGCGCCTGGCCGATACGGTCGCGGCACGGTTCACCGCGCGTCTGTCCGCCGCGTCAACCGTCGATGAAGCCTGTGAGGCGGTGGTCGATCTCGTCCTGAACGACGAGTGGGCAACGCCGCGCACCATGCTGCTGAGCTACGAGCTCTACGCCTTCGCCGCCCGGAACCCGCCTCTGCGCCAAGTCATGCGGAACTGGATGGCGAACAGCCGTGCCGCACTCGCGCAACATTTCGCGCCCGACACGGCCAAGGCGCTGGACGCCATGATCGAGGGGCTCACCATCCACCGATCGGTCGATCCGCAACCTGCGGATCGACGGGAGGTGCGCGCGATTGTCGAGCGGCTCATCCGCTAG
- a CDS encoding sugar O-acetyltransferase → MKTQKQKMLAGELYIADDPELAADNRRISEWLDRYNATNTKSQPERQALLEEAFARVGEGCNIRPPFHCDYGYNISLGRGVFLNFNCCILDVVQVTIGDLTQIGSGVQIMTPDHPRDPVQRRQMLEYGRPIVIGANVWIGSGAIILPGVTIGDDAIIGAGSVVTRDIPPGATAVGNPARLRA, encoded by the coding sequence ATGAAGACCCAGAAGCAGAAGATGCTGGCCGGTGAGTTGTACATCGCCGACGACCCCGAGCTTGCCGCCGACAACCGGCGCATTTCCGAATGGCTGGATCGCTACAACGCCACGAACACCAAGAGCCAGCCGGAGCGGCAGGCACTCCTGGAGGAAGCCTTCGCCCGTGTCGGCGAGGGCTGCAACATCCGTCCGCCCTTCCACTGCGACTACGGCTACAACATCAGCCTGGGCCGTGGCGTGTTCCTGAACTTCAATTGCTGCATCTTGGACGTGGTGCAGGTCACCATCGGCGACCTGACCCAGATCGGCTCCGGTGTGCAGATCATGACGCCCGATCATCCGCGCGATCCGGTTCAGCGTCGGCAGATGCTCGAGTACGGCCGCCCTATCGTAATCGGCGCGAACGTCTGGATCGGCAGTGGAGCCATCATCCTGCCGGGCGTGACAATCGGCGATGACGCCATCATCGGTGCGGGCAGCGTGGTCACGCGCGACATCCCACCCGGCGCAACCGCTGTCGGAAATCCCGCTCGGCTGAGGGCGTGA
- the modA gene encoding molybdate ABC transporter substrate-binding protein, with protein sequence MSGPAATTTQTCGRVSERWKAVSRLAAETGGRSHEKCVRVPLMRAADAELIGPTLRGGTMVRLAGRLRRLCLLAISVWSLATNAHAADVTVLCSQALKTALDELIPHFERASGNRLVATYDTSAILKAQIETGKPFDVVVLTPPLILALIQQGKVVDGSATTLARTGVGLAVRKGAARPDIGSAEALKQALTRAESVAYSTSGASGAVFAAALQKLGIADAVKARGRAIPSGLTGDVVARGEADLAVQLMPELMAVSGVDVVGPFPPELQSSVVLTGGISATADKARAEAFLAFLRSPAAAAIMRARGLEPG encoded by the coding sequence GTGAGCGGGCCAGCCGCAACCACCACGCAGACCTGCGGGCGCGTTTCGGAAAGGTGGAAAGCGGTCTCCCGCCTCGCGGCTGAAACCGGGGGGCGCTCTCATGAGAAATGCGTCCGCGTGCCATTGATGCGCGCAGCGGATGCGGAGCTAATAGGGCCGACGTTGAGGGGGGGCACGATGGTCAGGCTCGCAGGACGGCTCCGCAGGCTCTGTCTGCTCGCGATCTCCGTCTGGAGCCTCGCAACCAATGCCCATGCGGCGGATGTCACCGTCCTCTGCTCGCAGGCCCTGAAGACCGCTCTGGACGAACTCATCCCGCACTTCGAGCGCGCGAGCGGTAATCGCCTCGTCGCCACCTACGATACCTCCGCCATCCTCAAGGCGCAGATCGAGACGGGCAAGCCGTTCGACGTCGTGGTCCTGACCCCGCCTCTGATCCTGGCCCTCATCCAGCAGGGCAAGGTTGTCGACGGCAGCGCCACCACGCTCGCGCGAACAGGCGTCGGTCTGGCCGTGAGGAAGGGTGCAGCGAGGCCTGACATCGGTTCCGCCGAAGCGCTCAAGCAGGCGCTCACCCGGGCTGAGTCGGTGGCCTACAGCACGTCCGGCGCGAGCGGAGCCGTCTTCGCTGCCGCGCTGCAGAAGCTCGGGATCGCCGACGCGGTGAAGGCCAGAGGCAGAGCCATCCCGAGCGGCCTGACCGGCGATGTCGTCGCTCGGGGCGAGGCGGACCTCGCCGTGCAGCTAATGCCCGAGTTGATGGCGGTCTCCGGGGTGGACGTGGTCGGTCCGTTCCCGCCGGAGCTTCAGTCCTCCGTGGTGCTGACTGGGGGAATCTCGGCCACCGCCGACAAGGCTCGGGCTGAGGCGTTCCTCGCGTTCCTCAGATCCCCTGCCGCGGCCGCGATCATGCGCGCCAGAGGTCTGGAGCCCGGCTGA
- a CDS encoding alpha/beta fold hydrolase translates to MMTRRMLGHTLLAGAVTALLPGTASAQDLPRARNVVLVHGLFADGSCWSEVIPRLQEKGLNVTSVQNPLTTFEEAVASAQRVLARQEGPTVLVGHSFSGMIVTEAGVDPKVSALVYVAARAPDAGEDYTALAKTYPAPPASAGIVFDGDEGRLSETAFLRDFAGDLPVDRAKVLFAVQQPFHKALLAGRTTQAAWRLKPSFYAVSTEDRTINPDLERFMAKRMNARTVELKASHLSLISQAQDVAALILEAAGQPQARR, encoded by the coding sequence ATGATGACCCGGAGAATGCTCGGCCATACCCTCCTCGCTGGCGCGGTCACCGCGCTGCTGCCCGGGACGGCCTCGGCCCAGGATCTGCCGCGTGCGCGCAACGTCGTCCTCGTCCACGGACTGTTTGCCGACGGGTCGTGCTGGTCGGAGGTGATCCCGCGGCTCCAGGAGAAGGGCCTGAACGTCACCTCCGTGCAGAACCCGCTGACCACCTTCGAGGAGGCCGTCGCGTCCGCACAGCGCGTTCTGGCCCGGCAGGAGGGACCGACCGTCCTCGTGGGCCACTCGTTCTCCGGCATGATCGTGACCGAGGCCGGCGTCGACCCGAAAGTGTCCGCCCTCGTCTACGTCGCGGCCCGGGCGCCCGATGCCGGCGAGGATTACACGGCGCTGGCCAAGACCTATCCGGCACCGCCCGCCTCAGCGGGGATCGTGTTCGACGGCGACGAGGGGCGTCTGAGCGAGACGGCCTTCCTGAGGGACTTCGCGGGCGACCTGCCGGTCGACCGGGCCAAGGTTCTGTTCGCAGTCCAGCAGCCGTTCCACAAGGCGTTGTTGGCCGGGAGGACGACCCAGGCAGCCTGGCGATTGAAGCCGAGCTTCTACGCGGTGTCGACCGAGGACCGGACCATCAATCCGGACCTCGAACGGTTCATGGCCAAGCGCATGAACGCGAGGACCGTGGAACTCAAGGCAAGCCACCTGTCCCTGATCTCGCAGGCCCAGGACGTCGCGGCCCTCATCCTTGAGGCTGCCGGCCAACCACAAGCACGTCGCTGA
- a CDS encoding TadE/TadG family type IV pilus assembly protein, producing MDIVIGRDRVASQLRDDAQGVAAIEFALILPIMLALLFGTTEFGRAIDHYRRVTLLARAVADLTSQGDGQATMAAASLTDIVAAAKLVLTPYPSSGATIVISALSVPADGAGQQPRVCSSYATSNGTARTVGAASDLKVPEGFQLAGMRYVLAEVSVPYPAIFGSSVMRLVGGANNQFTFKASVPWPVRAGQTYKSTYNEIVLPNGKACTS from the coding sequence ATGGACATAGTTATCGGGCGTGATCGAGTAGCCTCGCAATTGCGAGATGATGCGCAGGGTGTGGCGGCGATCGAGTTCGCGCTCATCCTGCCGATTATGCTGGCGCTGCTTTTCGGCACGACGGAGTTTGGGCGCGCGATCGACCATTACCGCAGAGTGACGCTTCTGGCGCGCGCGGTGGCGGACCTCACCTCCCAAGGAGACGGACAGGCCACGATGGCGGCGGCGTCGTTGACCGATATCGTGGCTGCGGCCAAACTGGTGCTCACGCCTTATCCCAGCAGCGGAGCCACAATCGTCATCAGCGCGCTCAGCGTTCCCGCTGACGGTGCCGGTCAGCAGCCGCGCGTGTGTTCCAGCTACGCCACCAGCAACGGGACAGCGCGGACGGTTGGAGCAGCGAGCGACCTCAAGGTACCCGAGGGCTTCCAACTCGCCGGGATGCGCTACGTGCTGGCCGAAGTGAGTGTGCCGTATCCTGCGATTTTCGGCAGCAGCGTCATGCGGCTCGTGGGTGGGGCAAACAACCAGTTCACATTTAAGGCAAGTGTTCCCTGGCCAGTTCGGGCGGGACAGACCTATAAATCAACTTACAACGAGATCGTTTTGCCGAACGGGAAGGCGTGCACTTCCTGA
- a CDS encoding pilus assembly protein, producing the protein MALPFLSLLAVIVQTAIMVWTARNLDDALQRAGRTIYTGQFQKANTGQSDSTTLLAAMKTSMCGTNASRVAGLFDCSSLKLNVAVSSTFASGVVPTPLDAKTGDWSKGFGTNYSCAKPGDIVVFTAAVKYRLAFSFLYAGVPGFSDGSRLLQSTAVFRTEPYDTSSGQGC; encoded by the coding sequence GTGGCCTTGCCGTTCCTGAGCCTGCTCGCGGTGATCGTTCAGACCGCGATCATGGTCTGGACGGCACGTAATCTCGATGATGCCCTCCAGCGCGCCGGGCGGACGATCTACACGGGCCAGTTCCAAAAGGCGAACACCGGGCAATCCGACTCCACCACCCTGCTCGCCGCCATGAAGACTTCCATGTGTGGAACGAACGCTTCGCGAGTGGCGGGCCTGTTCGACTGCAGTTCGCTCAAGCTTAATGTCGCCGTGAGCAGCACCTTCGCCAGCGGTGTCGTGCCGACGCCACTGGACGCGAAGACGGGAGATTGGTCTAAAGGCTTCGGCACGAATTACAGTTGCGCAAAGCCTGGAGACATTGTTGTTTTCACCGCGGCGGTCAAATACCGGCTTGCCTTCAGCTTCCTCTACGCGGGCGTGCCCGGCTTCAGCGACGGGTCGAGACTTCTTCAGTCCACAGCGGTGTTCCGGACCGAACCCTACGACACCTCCTCCGGACAGGGATGCTGA
- a CDS encoding pilus assembly protein TadG-related protein translates to MRRDIRRWLASPGKGEGGNVVIIFGLGLPLLLGAGGLVIDYGNAVRIRSVESSVADATALLVANADTVAAATEGLRLANAQLTSRLGSASTTNGFQVNGAWIDGANYRVTISATLKTNLLHFLPGMPRQITIGTATTVNRVAPVYQTSPPTFSQLSPEAADYNRIYMYCYSSDPKRQAEADKGRRGIVAIADNGTPPTDYSKAILPTCGANEAPSYMLHNVRNARSNPSAWNDKNQETYEYYTDTTIDTGSRVQSMSMKGYRVYNGSTLSPISMVSNPILETIVCDNLSQCKNKSDGGILPNSHTTHNPATATTGCSDGKYMYYGWEDRPPNAGSDMDYDDIRVIVSCPTLVKVSDKKLRIVE, encoded by the coding sequence ATGCGGCGAGATATTCGGCGCTGGCTGGCCTCCCCGGGAAAGGGCGAGGGCGGCAATGTCGTGATTATTTTCGGTCTGGGACTACCTCTGCTCCTTGGTGCAGGCGGCCTGGTGATCGATTACGGCAATGCCGTGCGCATCCGCTCTGTCGAGTCCAGTGTCGCCGACGCGACCGCTCTGCTGGTCGCCAACGCCGACACCGTCGCTGCCGCCACTGAGGGTCTGCGCCTCGCCAATGCCCAGCTCACCTCGCGGCTGGGCTCGGCCAGCACGACCAACGGTTTTCAGGTCAATGGCGCGTGGATCGACGGCGCGAACTACCGGGTGACGATCTCGGCGACGCTGAAGACGAACCTCTTGCACTTCCTGCCCGGCATGCCAAGGCAGATCACGATCGGGACCGCCACGACCGTCAATCGCGTCGCCCCCGTCTACCAGACCAGCCCGCCGACGTTCAGCCAGCTGTCGCCCGAGGCCGCCGACTACAACCGGATCTACATGTACTGCTACTCGTCCGATCCCAAGCGCCAGGCTGAGGCCGACAAGGGTCGCCGAGGCATCGTCGCAATCGCCGACAACGGAACACCTCCGACAGACTACTCCAAGGCCATTCTGCCAACCTGCGGCGCCAACGAGGCGCCGAGCTATATGCTGCACAATGTCCGAAACGCCCGCAGCAACCCATCCGCCTGGAACGACAAAAATCAGGAGACGTACGAATACTACACTGACACAACGATTGACACAGGATCGCGCGTGCAATCGATGAGCATGAAGGGTTACCGTGTCTACAACGGCAGCACCTTGTCTCCGATCAGCATGGTCTCAAATCCGATCTTGGAGACGATCGTCTGCGATAACCTGAGCCAATGCAAGAACAAGTCGGACGGAGGCATCCTGCCGAACAGCCATACGACCCATAACCCCGCCACGGCGACCACAGGCTGCAGTGATGGGAAGTATATGTACTATGGCTGGGAGGATCGCCCGCCGAATGCCGGCAGCGACATGGACTACGACGACATCCGGGTCATCGTATCCTGTCCGACCTTGGTGAAGGTTTCCGATAAGAAGCTGCGGATCGTGGAGTAG